GGGGGCTGCAGCTTTTCTACTTCAGCTGGGACACATTTCAAGACATATAGAGATCTGAGGAGCAGAATCTGGGAAAGTACCGGAGAATTCCAACAATATGGAGAGCTGGcactgtttgctgctgctgtgcactCTAAGTTTAGTGCCGGCCTCTGGAGAGGAGACGAGAAATTATGATGACAGCGACCTTGTCAGCTTTTTGAGAAGTGTCTACCCCGGGGTGCTGGTGAGAGACGAGCCATTCATCACGAACCGAGACTTTGAGATGAACTCCCTCAAGGAGCTGGGGCGCCCGGTGGTTCTCTCAATCAAAGAGCAGAGCAAGGACAAACCAGTCAGTCTGGATACGAATGGGTCTCGTGGACCTGTGGTGTTTACCAAAGATGGGCAGATCAAGGGGGCTACACTGGATAAGGCCCATGTATTCTATGGGGTACCATATGCAGACCCACCTGTTGGCTCATATCGCTGGAAGCCCCCCAGGCCTGTGAGTCCGTGGCCAGGGGTTTACGATGCCTCCTTCCCCAGGGCGGCATGCATGCAGGCCTGCAGAGGACCAATCGCTGAGGAGTGTCCTCGGAATGTAAGGAACAAACTTATTTATCATTGTTGTGATGTTTCACTTGAAGATGTTAGAGATGGGTGCATTGGTATTCTAGTACAGACTGACATGCAGTAAATGCAAACCTCCTTTACTTCTTACTAGAATATTGATTTTCATGAGCAGAAACTGACTCATAGACGCATATCTGTATGTCCAATGTACCAAAAAGGTCAGTGAGGACTGTCTCTACCTCAACATTTTTGTCCCTGTGGATGTGGACTTCAGCTCCCCTCTACGGAGCCCACTGCCCGTCATGGTGTGGATCCACGGTGGGGATTTTATCGCAGGATCTGCCTCCAAGCCACTGTATGACGGACGCTTCATCAGTAACTTCACCCACACTGTCGTTGTAAGCATAGAATATCGACTGGGTAAGAAAGCTTAACTTGTATTTGTGTCATAGCATGTATATTAATACAGTGTGGGCCTTTCTGTACATTGTAATATAAGTGCTGAGATAAATTAAGGACATTGTCTCGATGAAGGCGATAAGCAGGCATCTTGTGGAAGAGATTTATCTCTCAAGAGGCTGGATAATGTGTGCATGTCATTTCTGTAATAGCCAAGCCTGTTGGTAATTACTTTGCTTTCCTGCAAGACTCAAAACAGGAGGCCTGATATATGAAGGGTAATTTGGAGGAAATGAATGTCCTGCTGGAGTTAATTACATGTTTCTGATCATGTGAACTGATGTGTGATTGAAGGTGCATTTGGGTTCCTTGTGTCGGGCAAGGACCCTCATACGTCAGCCGCTGGAAATTACGGCATCCTGGACCAGCAGGCCGCTCTGCTTTGGGTTCAGAGGAACATTGCTATGTTCGGAGGTGATCCTAGCAAGGCAAGtggacaggcagacacacactcacaaagacacacacacagtaaaatttTAACAAAGAAATGAGCAACGGTCACTCTAACAGGACTTCAGAAGTCTGAACAGATGGGAAAATCTGCCAGCAAGCATGAACATCTCAGTAAGACTCTATCAATCAGGCTTTTATGGGAGAGTAGTCAGTTGGACGCCACAGCTTGTTTAGAACACACCACGCAGCGTGTAAAGGTCTCTGAGAGTACAAGGAACATGTTTGTCACCAAATCTTTAGGCAGAACTCCAAGCACTGTCTGGCCGTTCCTCGCTAAGAAAATCAGCTCCACGACGACCCAGAACATTCTATTCAATGCCAAAAATGCAGTGTCTCTTTTAATGCCTGTCCTCTGCGTTGTGGCCATCAGGTGACAATATTTGGCGAGAGTGCAGGCGCTCAGTCGGTGAGCCTTCACCTGATGATCCAGAGCAGCAAGCCTCTGTTTAAACAAGCCGTCCTGCAGAGTCTGCCCTTCTCCATCCCTCTGAAGACCAGGTGAGCAACTGTCAGCTGAGGGCTCTATCTTTTCCTGACCCTAAACAATTCAAAGAcagctttgttttcactgcCAACTCTTTCCCAGACACGATGCCCTGAAGCTGGGGAAAGACTTTGCTAAACAGACCAACTGCTCCGCGAGCGACATCGTCTGCCTGCTGTCTCTCACTCCGCAGGCCGTCCTGGCCGCCCAGATGAAAACAAGTAGGACGCCGCAAACTCCAGCCTACACTCACCAAATTTAGAGCAACTCTCAGGGCTGCCCACACAGTTACATAAGAAGGCAGGGAACTGTATGTTTATCTGTAAAAGATGACAACATCACAAAAACAGAGGAGCGGTGAGCCCCTAAAGGAGCAATTAGATGGATTTTACTGCCTCGgagcacaaaataaatgtaatatatgtgCAGGGTTGACAGGGTTATTGATCAGTATCACTGACTCAGTGATTCTGTGATCATCCGCTGTTTTTTACCTGTCTGAACTCAGTCTCAGGTCCAAACATCAGAGACTAGTGACCAGACATTTCAGCGCTTCTGGCTTTAAAAAAGGCCTCATCCTAATATTAAAGCATGCATTTGCTATCTAACTGATCTGTGTTCAATCTCAGGTTCCAGGATTGTGAACCCATTCCGATTTCTGGAGGCTTTTGAGACGTGGGGTCCGTATATTGACGGGGAGTTAATAAAAGAGCAGGCTCTAACTGCCTTCCAGAAAGGCCGCTGGCAGAAAGACAAACCAGTGCTGCTGGGTAAGACACACTAagagaagacagacagtgtATTTGAAGCAGTAGCTATTCTTTACTTAtgttctatttctatttctatctaCTCCCgtgtacagtgctgtgaaataaatattCAGCCAACTCTCTGGTTTCTTCCctttttgtttgtacagtgcAGCAACTCTCTACAGGCAACATGGACGtcccttttgtttgtttgactgaggctctgtttgtctgtcctGCAGGTACAACCTCAGAAGAGGGGGTGATCTTCGTGTATGCCATCTTCAATAAACCCGTCTCGGCTGTGGAGTCTACCGTGTACATCACAGCCATCTTTAAGCAACACGCTCTGCAGGTCCTGCACAAGTACCTGCCCCTGTACAGGGATGCCGACCGCAGGGATATGCTTGCCCAGGTAAGAGCAGTGATCTCACAGTCCCACCTCACTGGCATTGAAGGTCACTGGCCCCTGCTGCTGTGGCTACTGCCCAAGCAGGACCAGGCCCAACAAAACCTGCACTAATCCTGAGTGGAAACTTGATTTAAATTGTCTCCACACCACTAATTGTCTTAATTGTCTTAGTGCTCAGAGACACACACCAGGACTGGGCAAATGGATGAGAGAAAACTCGCCTCTCAGGATTTTCAACACAAAAGACAGGAAGATATAAGGAAATCAGGAGCTTGAAACTCTTAGACATCTTTAGTATTCAGTCACAGTTCACAGTGCAAGATGGAGACGGTGAAGTCTCTTTATAAAGGGCAGTTCTCCAGAGGACCGGCGGGGACAGGGCGTGGTGACAAATGTCACAGCACTGGATTGTCGAATCTTAGTCTTGCTGAGAAACAGACAGCATTTCCTGCAgagttttaaaactgtttcataaTACTGTGGAAACACTGTGGCGGTGGCGTTCAAGTGCTATTTCATTCCATGTTTATTCAGATCACGACCACAACATCCTCTTACATTTGCTGCACGCCCATCTTCAGACGCTAATTAGCAAAATTCACTCAAGGAGACTGCATTTCCACTGACAAGCTTTAATTTAAGCGTAGACACCGTATCTGAAGTCCAGTTCATGGAAGACGATTTTAGTGAAGCGAGTTGCTTTTCATCACACTGAGGCAAATTGCATATAATTTCCTTCCACTTTATGTGGCTTTGTCTCCTCATTATTAGCTATCTGGTGGCTGTCAGGAAACTGTCAGCTAGTTTCCAGCTGGCTTACATTTTGCAAGTGTCTCTCCAGAATGaatgtgctgtctgtgttcaaaAATAATGAAGTAGGTAGtggaaatattttgttttgttttgtttttgggttttttttgtttggtttttttgcaACCTGCAAAAGAAGTGATTTTTCTCATGCTCCCAGCAAAGTGAGCACACAGcctgccccacacacacacacctaaacacaAGCATGCATCAATAACAGTGGCTACTCGAGGTGGGCGTCCATGCATGGATCAATGTCCCACCCAGCGCTTAACAGCAACATCCAACAAGCCTGATAGGGGAATTGAAAACAACTGTTTCCCTTTGCTGCAGCGATTCGTTAGAGGATACCGTCTACACACAGTATATGTGGCCATGCACTCAGTTTGTCACCTTGTAGAAAAGTCCAGAGCATCATTGTTCAGCACCTTACACATGTCAGTGCTGCTCCTTTCCACTATCACATCCTACTATTTGCCTACAGAGGGAgctacagtttcagtttcagtctctATACCTAACTCAAAGATAtataagtgttttattttttgttgttgtaatattttttttttaaccatcatTTGTATGGGTGAAGCATGTGGACCACCTAGAGTCAGGGAGTTCGTCCATTTGAGATGCTGCATGGCAGCTCGTACTAAGAAGTGGCCGTTCTCTCATGAACATCTACAGCGACAGGAGATATCAGCAGAGGAATTGCAGATAAAGGCTGGCAGAGTGACTTGAACAAATTCTAATGTTGGTCCTCATCTGCCTTGGATGTGTACAAATGCAAGCGTTTGCCAAGACTTTACCAATAACAATGACTTTTCAGGTCATCATATGTCAAATGGGCGGTGATGTTCAGCTTGTTTTGACGTTCTTCCCCCATGAGGCCAAAAAggattaatgcagctttaagaaCCTCAAGTAATCTGATCACTGAAGAATTGTTGCATAAAATTACTAATTATGTATCCCCACATCATATCATGTGGGATAGACTGGAGACCTGTCCAGACTGTACCCCACATTTTGCTCATTGAGAGCTGGCATCAGATTCTGTATCCCTGCAAACCCTAACATGATAAACCATTTAAGTAATTTGGTTGGATGGGCATCATATCATGGCTACACAGCAGTTTCAGtttgtgcaaataaaaaaaaaaaaaactgacagttAA
The window above is part of the Anabas testudineus chromosome 23, fAnaTes1.2, whole genome shotgun sequence genome. Proteins encoded here:
- the LOC113164196 gene encoding cAMP-regulated D2 protein; the protein is MESWHCLLLLCTLSLVPASGEETRNYDDSDLVSFLRSVYPGVLVRDEPFITNRDFEMNSLKELGRPVVLSIKEQSKDKPVSLDTNGSRGPVVFTKDGQIKGATLDKAHVFYGVPYADPPVGSYRWKPPRPVSPWPGVYDASFPRAACMQACRGPIAEECPRNVSEDCLYLNIFVPVDVDFSSPLRSPLPVMVWIHGGDFIAGSASKPLYDGRFISNFTHTVVVSIEYRLGAFGFLVSGKDPHTSAAGNYGILDQQAALLWVQRNIAMFGGDPSKVTIFGESAGAQSVSLHLMIQSSKPLFKQAVLQSLPFSIPLKTRHDALKLGKDFAKQTNCSASDIVCLLSLTPQAVLAAQMKTSSRIVNPFRFLEAFETWGPYIDGELIKEQALTAFQKGRWQKDKPVLLGTTSEEGVIFVYAIFNKPVSAVESTVYITAIFKQHALQVLHKYLPLYRDADRRDMLAQIITDYVFLCPARLSARSNTATGSKMWMYVFDHVVSDYRVWSGLTFCYHHACHGAELPFLFDSGSVANFTLSHPEKLLSNRMLCYWGTFAHSSDPSSRAQQTTFCREQRLPLWPRYSDTSGWLVMNITVGSHAEVGTRNHICDFWDHLGIY